A genomic stretch from Scomber scombrus chromosome 8, fScoSco1.1, whole genome shotgun sequence includes:
- the cbarpb gene encoding voltage-dependent calcium channel beta subunit-associated regulatory protein codes for MSNESTVWNILPKNSTEIPLDSEEEQDGYVLLLVILSIFLVGTLIFISVLLISCRRCCRRGQCCTRASDDPKKTNTTYVEESQPSHEITIRVDESDCLSMASSHGQETERFLSTGTTGRRVSFNEAALFDHGKKTQEKGRRYTLTEGDFHHLKNARLTHLHIPPPALKIVTIHECESAENTITMTTRPVAKSALSIFQPMLCPLPQTALTSLSVNPSCALPGDALNSTVVDTSFSENTIALSTKEPISSSIEMMVAGPRGRGSSISVGGGAAVGTGASPAGSSAGSQRPVLQFFTKLRRHASLEGASPYFKIKKWKLDSSQRASSLDTRGSPKRRQFQRQRAASESMDQDDNDAHHIDLIQYIARTQDITYCPSQPTTRLLSPPSTPPPSLGRVEVEVLVEPSCSYSGPGVIGLSPDPQDEALSLAKRECVDPLDPLDPQDPQSLYRDIWMLRATLEQSAASDQSSNNDRNSVCSDAESVCSLGGRTEADRGGLPSYPSQDLGDETEGGEDEKDFLVYVDEKLGVKAAKKRKQETTESERGGSEGETGSRKLLQMDSGYASIEAPSRGPEDLRLFGSSSPSGSPKDRTAHEKRHHFTNAGRTGTIGESFESHLFEEGPEDELLLGASGGVSIETGADSLSWFPYGQMLTPREAAQPSPQPPSLHRRDYSIDEKTDALFHEFLRHDPQFDQQESPLRKHRSRIHLRKQWQRHKQWSDPGVRHFQSSFERQRTPLRRGDSVNYPLDTSYHSTLPRIVSAPDEETSDASAPETPKVEPTTTKDGGKEREQGVTARDTEDRASSSSPPLVEHPFPQEDSKQSGLPPEPLDVRSPPPQLPDSSGYGPQTITAELTDKLTANLEDRLYMGLRRTKDTATECVSVTATHASPDHSPV; via the exons ATGAGCAATGAGTCTACCGTCTGGAACATCCTACCAAAAAACTCCACA GAGATCCCACTCGACAGCGAGGAGGAGCAAGATGGCTATGTGCTCCTCCTGGTGATCCTCTCCATCTTCCTGGTAGGAACACTGATCTTCATCTCTGTCCTCCTCATCAGCTGCCGTCGCTGCTGTCGAAGAGGGCAATGCTGCACCAG GGCCAGCGATGACCCCAAGAAAACCAACACCACCTATGTGGAGGAGTCACAGCCCAGCCATg AAATCACCATCAGGGTGGATGAGTCAGACTGCCTGTCAATGGCCAGCTCTCACGGCCAAGAGACAGAGCGCTTCCTCTCCACGGGCACTACGGGCCGCCGTGTCTCCTTCAATGAGGCTGCGCTCTTCGATCACGGCAAGAAGACCCAGGAGAAGGGCCGCAG GTACACTCTGACCGAGGGCGACTTCCACCACCTAAAGAACGCCCGGCTCACGCACCTCCACATCCCTCCTCCGGCCCTAAAGATAGTCACTATCCACGAGTGCGAATCGGCTGAGAACACCATCACCATGACAACGCGCCCCGTCGCTAAGTCAGCACTTTCCATCTTCCAG CCAATGCTGTGCCCACTACCACAAACGGCACTGACCAGCCTGAGCGTCAATCCCAGCTGTGCCCTCCCTGGAGATGCTCTCAACTCAACTGTGGTGGACACCAGCTTCAGTGAGAACACTATAGCTCTCAGCACTAAAGAACCCATCTCCAGCTCT ATTGAGATGATGGTAGCGGGGCCTAGGGGCAGAGGCAGCAGCATCAGTGTCGGAGGAGGGGCCGCAGTGGGGACCGGAGCCTCTCCTGCCGGCAGCAGTGCAGGAAGCCAGAGGCCTGTGCTGCAGTTCTTCACTAAACTGCGGCGCCATGCTAGTCTGGAGGGGGCCAGTCCCTACTTCAAGATCAAGAAATGGAAGCTGGACAGCAGCCAGAGAGCCTCAAGTCTGGACACCAGAG GTTCCCCAAAGAGGAGACAGTTCCAGCGCCAGCGAGCTGCCAGCGAGAGCATGGACCAGGATGACAACGACGCACACCACATAGACCTCATCCAGTACATTGCCCGCACCCAGGACATCACCTACTGTCCCAGCCAGCCCACTACACGCCTCCTCTCACCTCCATCCACACCACCCCCCTCCCTCGGCAG GGTAGAGGTAGAGGTGTTGGTGGAGCCCAGCTGCAGCTATAGTGGACCAGGGGTGATTGGCCTATCCCCTGATCCCCAAGATGAAGCACTGTCCCTGGCAAAGAGGGAATGTGTTGACCCCTTGGACCCCCTAGATCCCCAGGACCCCCAGTCACTTTACAGAGACATCTGGATGTTACGTGCAACACTGGAACAGTCCGCTGCCTCTGACCAGAGCAGCAACAATGACAGGAACTCTGTCTGCAGCGATGCTGAGAGTGTGTGTTCGCTGGGCGGACGCACAGAGGCGGACAGAGGAGGGCTCCCTAGCTACCCATCCCAGGATTTAGGGGATGAGACAGAGGGTGGAGAGGATGAGAAGGATTTTTTGGTGTACGTGGATGAAAAGTTGGGGGTGAAGGCggcaaaaaagaggaaacaggaaaccaCAGAATCAGAGCGAGGGGGCAGTGAGGGAGAAACAGGGTCTCGTAAATTGCTGCAGATGGACAGCGGCTATGCATCGATAGAGGCTCCATCTCGTGGTCCAGAAGACTTGCGGCTGTTTGGGAGCAGCAGCCCCAGTGGCAGCCCAAAGGACAGAACAGCCCACGAGAAAAGGCACCACTTCACCAACGCAGGGCGAACTGGCACTATCGGGGAGAGCTTTGAGTCTCATCTCTTTGAGGAGGGGCCGGAAGATGAGCTGCTATTGGGCGCCAGTGGAGGAGTTTCCATAGAAACTGGTGCTGATTCACTGAGCTGGTTCCCATACGGTCAGATGCTCACACCTCGAGAGGCTGCACAGCCCTCACCTCAACCTCCTAGCCTGCACCGGAGAGACTATAGCATAGATGAGAAGACAGACGCACTCTTCCACGAATTCCTCCGCCACGACCCTCAATTTGATCAACAGGAGTCGCCGCTGAGGAAGCACCGGTCCCGAATCCACCTTCGCAAGCAGTGGCAGCGGCACAAGCAGTGGAGCGACCCTGGTGTCAGACACTTTCAGTCCTCTTTTGAGCGACAACGAACCCCGCTACGGAGGGGTGACAGTGTAAACTACCCACTGGACACAAGCTACCACAGCACGCTCCCCCGCATTGTTAGCGCACCTGATGAGGAGACCAGTGACGCCAGCGCTCCTGAAACTCCGAAGGTAGAGCCTACAACTACCAAGGATGGAGGTAAGGAGAGAGAGCAGGGTGTCACTGCCAGAGACACTGAGGACCGCGCCTCATCTTCTTCCCCACCTCTGGTTGAGCATCCCTTCCCTCAGGAGGACAGCAAACAGTCTGGACTCCCACCCGAGCCCCTGGATGTGCGCTCACCCCCTCCTCAGCTGCCCGACTCATCAGGCTATGGCCCGCAAACCATCACAGCAGAGCTCACAGACAAACTGACTGCTAACCTGGAAGACAGGCTGTACATGGGCCTCCGCAGGACCAAGGATACAGCAACTGAGTGTGTGTCGGTGACGGCCACACACGCTTCTCCAGACCACAGCCCAGTGTAG